One Pygocentrus nattereri isolate fPygNat1 chromosome 23, fPygNat1.pri, whole genome shotgun sequence genomic window carries:
- the orai2 gene encoding protein orai-2 isoform X1, whose translation MSQRCVMNPAHKTGETQPFTMSSDLNVPMGSSTAGMSDRLQDGGGMDYRDWVRRSYLELVTSNHHSVQALSWRKLYLSRAKLKASSRTSALLSGFAMVAMVEVQLEMQYSYPRVLLIAFSVCTTVLVAVHLFALLISTCILPNVEAVSNIHNLNSVSESPHERMHQYIELAWGFSTALGILLFLAEVVLLCWIKFLPVDSGASPKLNCTGPAAPQPGHSGWQAALASTIIMVPVGLIFVIFTIHFYRSLVRHKTERHHQEIEELHKIKVQLDGHERGLQAV comes from the exons ATGAGCCAGAGATGTGTGATGAACCCTGCTCATAAAACCGGGGAAACCCAGCCAT TCACAATGAGCAGTGACCTGAACGTGCCAATGGGATCCTCGACTGCCGGGATGTCCGACAGGCTCCAGGACGGAGGCGGGATGGACTACAGGGACTGGGTCCGTCGCAGCTACCTGGAACTGGTCACCTCCAACCACCACTCTGTCCAGGCTCTCTCCTGGAGAAAACTCTACCTGAGCAGGGCCAAGCTTAAAGCCTCCAGCCGTACTTCAGCCTTGCTCTCTGGCTTTGCCATG GTGGCCATGGTGGAGGTGCAGCTGGAGATGCAGTATAGCTACCCACGTGTCCTCCTCATTGCCTTCAGTGTGTGCACGACAGTGCTTGTGGCCGTGCACCTCTTCGCGCTGCTCATCAGCACCTGCATCCTGCCCAATGTGGAGGCGGTCAGCAACATCCACAACCTCAACTCGGTCTCAGAGTCGCCCCACGAACGCATGCACCAGTACATCGAGCTGGCCTGGGGCTTCTCCACAGCCCTGGGTATACTGCTTTTCCTGGCCGAGGTGGTGCTCCTCTGCTGGATCAAGTTCCTGCCGGTGGACTCGGGGGCTTCCCCGAAGCTGAACTGTACCGGCCCGGCAGCCCCACAGCCAGGCCATAGCGGCTGGCAAGCGGCATTGGcctccaccatcatcatggTACCTGTGGGCCTCATCTTCGTAATCTTCACCATCCACTTTTACCGCTCGCTGGTGCGCCACAAGACGGAGCGCCACCACCAGGAGATCGAGGAACTGCACAAGATCAAGGTGCAGCTGGATGGCCATGAGAGGGGGCTACAAGCAGTGTGA
- the pex12 gene encoding peroxisome assembly protein 12: protein MAERGAHLTTAAAENRPSIFEVLAQDSLMSAVKPALQHAVQILAESNPGRYGILWRNFDEIYVILDLLLQHHFLSRTSASFSENFYGLKRVGADSIRPAHQGLRCRQHLRSLLFLALLPYLRTKLEKVLARQRDEDDFSIRLPQSLAQKMYRAFLAAYPYVCMTWNGWTFFHQLLYIFGKTQTHSPLLWLAGIKLSYLTAHDIRSLDLKPAGPALSPSQRIGEKLQRVFSTLVGGVAVSLSTSLSLGVFFLQFLEWWYSSENQSTIKSLTSLPTPPPPLHLEDQDSSPTHTKVCPLCKKVRTNDTALATSGYVFCYRCIYVYVKANHRCPLTGYPSELQHLIKIYSPEG from the exons ATGGCGGAGAGGGGCGCACATCTGACCACAGCTGCAGCTGAAAACAGGCCATCCATTTTTGAAGTTTTGGCTCAGGACTCCTTAATGAGTGCTGTCAAGCCTGCATTACAGCACGCCGTTCAG ATCTTGGCTGAATCCAACCCTGGTCGATATGGAATCCTCTGGAGGAACTTTGATGAGATCTATGTCATCCTGGACCTGCTGCTGCAGCACCATTTTCTGTCACGTACCAGTGCATCCTTTTCTGAAAACTTCTATGGCCTAAAGCGCGTTGGTGCAGACAGTATTCGACCAGCCCACCAAGGCCTCCGTTGTAGGCAGCACTTACGCTCCCTACTTTTCCTTGCCCTTCTCCCTTACCTGCGAACCAAACTGGAAAAGGTTCTGGCTCGCCAGAGGGACGAGGATGATTTCTCCATACGCCTGCCCCAGTCCCTCGCTCAGAAGATGTACAGGGCCTTCCTGGCTGCCTATCCTTACGTATGCATGACTTGGAATGGTTGGACCTTTTTCCATCAGCTGTTGTACATTTTTggcaaaacacagacacactcgcCTCTCCTGTGGCTGGCGGGGATTAAACTGTCCTATCTCACAGCACATGATATTCGCAGCTTGGATCTCAAGCCAGCAGGTCCTGCATTGAGCCCCAGCCAAAG AATTGGGGAGAAGCTGCAGCGGGTGTTCTCTACGCTAGTTGGAGGTGTGGCAGTATCCCTCTCCACCAGTCTCTCTTTGGGCGTGTTCTTCCTTCAGTTTCTGGAGTGGTGGTATTCATCAGAAAACCAGAGCACTATAAAGTCTCTCACATCCCTCCCTACACCTCCACCCCCGCTTCATCTAGAGGACCAGGACTcttcacccacacacaccaaaGTCTGCCCACTCTGCAAGAAAGTGCGCACCAATGACACAGCCCTGGCTACCTCAGGCTATGTTTTCTGCTACCGgtgcatatatgtgtatgtgaagGCCAACCACCGGTGTCCCCTAACAGGATATCCCTCTGAACTGCAGCACCTAATCAAAATATATTCACCAGAGGGGTAG
- the orai2 gene encoding protein orai-2 isoform X2 has product MNPAHKTGETQPFTMSSDLNVPMGSSTAGMSDRLQDGGGMDYRDWVRRSYLELVTSNHHSVQALSWRKLYLSRAKLKASSRTSALLSGFAMVAMVEVQLEMQYSYPRVLLIAFSVCTTVLVAVHLFALLISTCILPNVEAVSNIHNLNSVSESPHERMHQYIELAWGFSTALGILLFLAEVVLLCWIKFLPVDSGASPKLNCTGPAAPQPGHSGWQAALASTIIMVPVGLIFVIFTIHFYRSLVRHKTERHHQEIEELHKIKVQLDGHERGLQAV; this is encoded by the exons ATGAACCCTGCTCATAAAACCGGGGAAACCCAGCCAT TCACAATGAGCAGTGACCTGAACGTGCCAATGGGATCCTCGACTGCCGGGATGTCCGACAGGCTCCAGGACGGAGGCGGGATGGACTACAGGGACTGGGTCCGTCGCAGCTACCTGGAACTGGTCACCTCCAACCACCACTCTGTCCAGGCTCTCTCCTGGAGAAAACTCTACCTGAGCAGGGCCAAGCTTAAAGCCTCCAGCCGTACTTCAGCCTTGCTCTCTGGCTTTGCCATG GTGGCCATGGTGGAGGTGCAGCTGGAGATGCAGTATAGCTACCCACGTGTCCTCCTCATTGCCTTCAGTGTGTGCACGACAGTGCTTGTGGCCGTGCACCTCTTCGCGCTGCTCATCAGCACCTGCATCCTGCCCAATGTGGAGGCGGTCAGCAACATCCACAACCTCAACTCGGTCTCAGAGTCGCCCCACGAACGCATGCACCAGTACATCGAGCTGGCCTGGGGCTTCTCCACAGCCCTGGGTATACTGCTTTTCCTGGCCGAGGTGGTGCTCCTCTGCTGGATCAAGTTCCTGCCGGTGGACTCGGGGGCTTCCCCGAAGCTGAACTGTACCGGCCCGGCAGCCCCACAGCCAGGCCATAGCGGCTGGCAAGCGGCATTGGcctccaccatcatcatggTACCTGTGGGCCTCATCTTCGTAATCTTCACCATCCACTTTTACCGCTCGCTGGTGCGCCACAAGACGGAGCGCCACCACCAGGAGATCGAGGAACTGCACAAGATCAAGGTGCAGCTGGATGGCCATGAGAGGGGGCTACAAGCAGTGTGA